From a region of the Aeoliella mucimassa genome:
- a CDS encoding NAD(P)H-hydrate dehydratase, which yields MHDRTSQALPTLPSREHDSHKGSFGRVLLVGGSRGMAGSISLSGMATLRSGAGLVTVATPRCVQPTVASFSPNYMTVALWDDEIDGTLSARADEVVVELASKVDVVAIGPGIGRASPAMYLVERLYQQLPCPMVVDADGLNALAELPKALNRPAGPRILTPHPGEYARLMQTTAGTSDASRVKAAVAMAERDPAGQTVVVLKGAGTVVADSQQYAVNATGNPGMATGGSGDVLTGIVAAMLAQGLEAWPAARLAVHVHGLAGDLAADKLGQVSLVASDLLDYLPAAFQSLASE from the coding sequence ATGCACGACCGAACCTCTCAAGCCTTGCCAACGTTGCCGAGCCGCGAGCACGACTCGCATAAGGGGAGCTTTGGTCGCGTGTTGCTGGTAGGTGGTTCGCGAGGCATGGCGGGCTCGATCTCGCTGTCTGGCATGGCCACTTTGCGGAGCGGAGCGGGGCTGGTGACCGTTGCTACTCCACGATGCGTGCAACCCACGGTCGCGAGCTTCTCGCCTAACTACATGACCGTTGCTCTGTGGGACGACGAGATCGACGGAACCCTGTCGGCCCGTGCCGATGAGGTAGTGGTCGAACTGGCCAGCAAGGTCGACGTCGTCGCTATCGGTCCGGGCATCGGGCGAGCGTCGCCGGCGATGTACCTGGTTGAGCGGTTGTACCAGCAGCTACCGTGCCCGATGGTGGTCGATGCCGACGGGCTCAACGCGTTGGCCGAGCTGCCCAAAGCTCTGAACCGGCCGGCCGGGCCTCGCATTCTTACTCCGCACCCAGGGGAATACGCCCGGCTGATGCAGACCACCGCCGGCACAAGCGACGCAAGCCGAGTGAAGGCGGCCGTTGCGATGGCCGAACGCGATCCCGCTGGCCAGACCGTGGTAGTGCTCAAGGGGGCGGGAACCGTGGTGGCCGACAGCCAGCAATATGCGGTGAATGCAACCGGCAACCCCGGCATGGCGACCGGCGGCTCGGGCGACGTGCTCACCGGCATCGTAGCAGCGATGCTCGCCCAGGGACTCGAAGCCTGGCCCGCCGCGCGACTGGCCGTGCACGTGCATGGACTAGCCGGCGACCTGGCCGCCGACAAGCTGGGGCAAGTGTCGCTCGTCGCGAGCGACCTGCTCGATTACTTGCCAGCGGCGTTTCAGAGCTTAGCGAGCGAATAG
- a CDS encoding DUF5615 family PIN-like protein, with product MARLYSNENFPLPVVTRLRELGHDVMTTDDAGQSEQAIPDDQVLAFAIANSRAILTLNRKHFVKLHSSTPEHLGIVVCTFDPDFVAQAERIHSAIEASSPLTGQLIKVNRPA from the coding sequence ATGGCTCGGCTTTATTCGAACGAAAACTTTCCTCTGCCGGTCGTTACGAGGCTTCGCGAGTTAGGGCACGACGTAATGACCACCGACGATGCCGGTCAGAGCGAACAAGCGATTCCCGACGATCAAGTGCTAGCCTTTGCCATAGCTAACTCTAGAGCGATTCTCACGCTAAATCGCAAACACTTTGTGAAGCTTCATTCATCAACTCCAGAGCATCTTGGAATCGTTGTCTGTACGTTTGATCCTGATTTCGTGGCCCAAGCAGAGAGGATTCACTCGGCCATCGAAGCTTCTAGTCCACTAACCGGACAATTGATCAAAGTTAACCGGCCGGCATAA
- a CDS encoding DUF433 domain-containing protein, which yields MSDALSQVEAILPQLSSSERILLIQKLNEEMGTHPGSGIDIQPGVCGGEARIIRTRIPVWLLVQARNLGKTDTQLLAAYPSLRPDDLTNAWTYAARHEAEIEAQIKENESA from the coding sequence ATGAGCGATGCACTTTCTCAAGTCGAAGCGATACTGCCGCAACTATCGAGCAGCGAGCGGATTCTGCTGATTCAGAAGCTCAACGAGGAAATGGGCACTCACCCTGGCTCCGGCATCGACATTCAACCGGGAGTTTGCGGCGGCGAAGCACGTATTATCCGCACTCGCATTCCGGTCTGGCTGCTTGTACAAGCCCGTAATTTAGGCAAGACAGACACCCAGTTGCTGGCCGCCTACCCCTCGCTACGGCCAGACGATCTGACGAACGCCTGGACCTACGCCGCCCGCCACGAGGCGGAGATCGAGGCCCAAATCAAAGAAAATGAATCGGCATAA
- a CDS encoding bifunctional riboflavin kinase/FAD synthetase: MPIVRHVHDLPPIARGGAVTIGNFDGVHQGHARIVSRLQAQAEQVGGPAVVFTFDPHPARLLRPEACPPPLTWTERKADLLADLGIDWVLAYPTDMGLLSLSAREFFDRVILESLGAKAVVEGPNFFFGKNRGGNVETLKQFAAEADIAVEVVEPLEVEGSVVSSTRVRDLISLGRVHQAHEWLTAPYRIRGLVTHGAGRGTDLGFPTANLEGIDTLLPAHGVYAAVAWVAERAAAAAVNLGPNPTFGDMATKVEVHLIDCDAALYGNILEVDFLDRLRDTRPFASVDELKHQVTADVATAKQMANEYLAQRGRPARRI, from the coding sequence GTGCCGATTGTCCGCCATGTTCACGACTTGCCACCTATTGCCCGCGGAGGGGCGGTAACCATTGGCAATTTCGATGGGGTCCATCAGGGACACGCCCGCATCGTTTCGCGGTTGCAGGCGCAGGCCGAGCAGGTAGGCGGTCCGGCGGTGGTGTTCACGTTCGACCCGCATCCCGCCCGGCTGTTGCGGCCCGAGGCTTGCCCGCCGCCGCTGACGTGGACCGAGCGCAAGGCCGATTTGCTGGCCGATCTAGGCATCGACTGGGTGCTGGCCTACCCGACCGACATGGGGCTGCTATCACTCTCGGCCCGCGAGTTTTTCGATCGCGTGATCCTCGAGTCGCTCGGTGCCAAGGCGGTGGTCGAAGGCCCGAACTTCTTCTTCGGCAAAAACCGCGGCGGCAACGTCGAGACCCTTAAGCAGTTTGCCGCCGAGGCCGACATCGCGGTCGAAGTCGTCGAACCGCTCGAGGTGGAAGGCTCCGTGGTGAGCAGCACCCGCGTCCGCGACCTCATCAGCCTGGGACGAGTGCACCAGGCCCACGAGTGGCTGACCGCGCCGTATCGCATCCGCGGACTGGTAACCCATGGCGCTGGCCGAGGCACCGATCTGGGGTTCCCCACGGCCAACCTCGAAGGCATCGACACGTTGCTTCCCGCCCACGGGGTCTACGCAGCCGTGGCCTGGGTGGCCGAGCGTGCCGCCGCTGCGGCGGTGAACTTGGGGCCGAATCCCACTTTTGGCGACATGGCCACCAAGGTGGAAGTGCACCTGATCGATTGCGACGCCGCGCTGTATGGCAACATACTCGAAGTCGACTTTCTCGACCGCCTGCGCGACACCCGCCCGTTTGCTTCGGTCGACGAGCTAAAACATCAAGTCACGGCCGACGTGGCCACGGCAAAACAAATGGCAAATGAATATCTGGCCCAACGAGGTCGACCTGCAAGGAGGATTTGA
- a CDS encoding DHH family phosphoesterase, with amino-acid sequence MPIVWRPFVDLVSEHESFVLTSHQRPDCDALGSEIAMAEALESLGKKVRIINADPVPENISFIDPSSRIEVLGKDVLPSQVLASDVDLMMVLDTSAWQQLGPMGDVLRESSAKKVVIDHHVSGDDLGAVVFKNDSAEANGRLVLDAIAALGVPVTETMARALFAAIATDTGWFRFQSVGPATYSAVSKLVSAGANPAHIFSQLYEQNSLARVYLQGQILQKIEVSPDGRFAHSGATLDDLSETGADPSDSEDVVNRLLTIAGVEVAALLVQLEPELTKVSLRSRGDFDVRAVAETFGGGGHRAAAGLRISAGFEDARKAVVEAMLSKMND; translated from the coding sequence ATGCCGATCGTCTGGCGACCGTTCGTTGATTTGGTAAGCGAACACGAATCGTTTGTACTTACGTCGCACCAGCGGCCCGATTGCGATGCGCTCGGTAGCGAGATCGCCATGGCCGAGGCCCTGGAGTCGCTCGGCAAGAAGGTGCGCATCATCAATGCCGATCCGGTGCCCGAGAATATCTCGTTCATCGATCCCTCGAGTCGTATCGAAGTGCTCGGCAAGGACGTGCTACCGAGTCAGGTGCTCGCGAGCGATGTCGATCTGATGATGGTGCTCGACACCAGCGCCTGGCAGCAACTCGGCCCGATGGGCGACGTGCTTCGCGAGTCGAGTGCCAAGAAGGTGGTGATCGACCATCACGTAAGCGGCGACGACCTCGGAGCGGTCGTGTTCAAGAACGACTCGGCCGAGGCCAACGGTCGGTTGGTGCTCGACGCGATTGCCGCGCTCGGGGTGCCAGTGACCGAGACCATGGCCCGCGCGCTGTTTGCCGCGATAGCGACCGACACTGGTTGGTTCCGCTTTCAATCGGTGGGACCCGCGACCTACTCGGCGGTGTCGAAGCTGGTTTCGGCCGGGGCGAATCCGGCCCACATCTTCAGTCAGTTGTACGAGCAAAACTCACTCGCGCGGGTCTATCTGCAGGGACAGATTCTACAAAAAATCGAAGTCTCCCCTGACGGGCGGTTCGCCCACTCGGGGGCAACGCTCGACGATTTGTCGGAAACCGGCGCCGATCCCTCCGACTCCGAAGACGTCGTGAATCGGTTGTTAACCATTGCAGGCGTTGAAGTTGCAGCACTATTAGTACAACTGGAGCCAGAACTCACCAAAGTCAGCCTGCGGAGTCGTGGCGACTTCGACGTGCGGGCGGTTGCCGAAACCTTTGGCGGGGGTGGTCACCGGGCTGCGGCCGGGCTTAGAATTTCGGCTGGTTTTGAGGATGCCCGCAAAGCGGTCGTTGAGGCAATGTTGAGTAAGATGAATGACTGA
- a CDS encoding QcrA and Rieske domain-containing protein, whose amino-acid sequence MADENNTSDVPRRSFLSSVMAALLGLAALAAPVAASVSVLFDPIFKKKKQGGTDSGNWIRVTSLSQIPADGKPHQFAVIDPSPTDKWNRYDPQPERPVLLIRESEEATPVAISSTCPHVGCIVGFRPDIDKIVCPCHNAEFSTTGKQDGGSGASPRDLDTLEVRVDQATGDVLVNYQRFKEGIAEKQQA is encoded by the coding sequence ATGGCGGATGAAAACAACACCTCGGACGTGCCACGGCGTTCGTTCCTATCTAGCGTAATGGCGGCCCTATTGGGCTTGGCCGCGCTGGCGGCCCCAGTGGCTGCGAGCGTCAGCGTGCTGTTCGACCCGATCTTCAAAAAGAAGAAGCAGGGGGGCACCGACTCCGGCAACTGGATTCGCGTGACCTCGCTCAGTCAGATTCCTGCCGATGGCAAACCGCACCAGTTTGCGGTGATCGATCCCTCGCCGACCGATAAGTGGAATCGCTACGATCCCCAGCCCGAACGCCCGGTGTTGTTGATTCGTGAAAGCGAAGAGGCGACCCCCGTGGCCATCAGCAGCACGTGCCCCCACGTTGGCTGCATTGTTGGTTTCCGCCCCGACATCGACAAGATCGTGTGCCCTTGCCATAACGCAGAGTTCAGCACCACTGGCAAGCAGGATGGTGGTTCGGGCGCAAGCCCTCGCGATCTCGATACGCTCGAAGTGCGTGTCGACCAGGCGACCGGCGACGTGCTGGTGAACTACCAGCGTTTCAAGGAAGGCATTGCCGAAAAGCAACAAGCCTAA
- a CDS encoding cytochrome b N-terminal domain-containing protein gives MKSLIDWLDNRTGIKQAIASVFYQRIPGGARWRYVWGTTLLFAVVVQFITGIVLWMHYSPSTQTAWESVYYIQHEMTGGALLRGIHLYTSSAVMLLMSLHLLQVVVHGAYRRPREVTYWLGLGAMVMLLGLGQTGYLLTWDQRGFGAAKVATNIAGASPSIGDDVKAIALGGDDLGHHTLTRFAALHMGVLPAGLVFFLVLHAAVGRRQGLTPPEKETDKPDGVYWPDQALRDAVVSLAVIATVVWIAMRFPAELGPPSDGSVEFNTARPEWYFRFLFQLLKYFPGASGMFIASQLIPGIIMLVLLLMPFIGNWKLGRWFNTLFVLSVFAGIGVLTALSFNEDYNGKTEKSKHYLADLRLAHAEAERSIELASMGIPVDGARGQTRRDPLIAGRRLFKAHCASCHSHHDVSLENPHEEGDPLTTVVCDEPTAANLYKFGSREWMEGMLDHEKLVGPEFFGNTIFAEGDMVYWVQGTITDELADLPDDEKQAFKMQVRAAAWAISGLAELPYQKEKDEEQSEQLEQGMDIVLNELSCIDCHTLGDEEAGAGPDLTDYASEEWLTEFIRNPRTERFYYSEDNYDEADRLMPGYATHADDPDLNTLSDEEISLIVRWIRRDWPVAENEAAEESAEADEPAAEPAPDVPAEEESEDTAETSNEES, from the coding sequence ATGAAATCTCTTATCGATTGGTTGGATAACCGCACTGGTATCAAGCAAGCCATCGCGTCGGTGTTTTATCAACGCATTCCAGGTGGTGCCCGCTGGCGTTACGTGTGGGGCACCACATTGCTGTTTGCCGTGGTGGTGCAGTTCATTACCGGCATTGTGTTATGGATGCACTACAGCCCGAGTACGCAAACCGCCTGGGAGAGCGTGTACTACATTCAGCACGAGATGACCGGCGGCGCGCTGTTGCGGGGCATTCACCTTTACACCTCGTCGGCGGTCATGCTGCTGATGTCGCTGCACTTGTTGCAGGTAGTCGTGCATGGGGCGTATCGCAGACCGCGGGAAGTGACTTACTGGCTCGGACTCGGCGCGATGGTCATGCTGCTGGGACTCGGGCAGACCGGTTACCTGTTGACCTGGGACCAGCGAGGCTTCGGGGCAGCCAAGGTGGCGACCAACATTGCCGGGGCTTCGCCGAGCATCGGCGACGACGTCAAAGCGATTGCCTTAGGGGGCGACGACCTGGGGCATCACACCCTCACGCGATTCGCCGCGCTGCATATGGGCGTGCTGCCTGCTGGTTTGGTGTTCTTTCTGGTGCTGCACGCGGCCGTCGGCCGCCGGCAGGGACTCACCCCGCCGGAGAAAGAAACCGACAAGCCCGACGGAGTCTACTGGCCCGATCAGGCGCTGCGCGATGCGGTGGTGTCGCTGGCGGTGATCGCCACGGTGGTGTGGATCGCGATGCGATTCCCCGCGGAACTTGGCCCGCCGAGCGATGGCTCGGTGGAGTTCAACACCGCCCGGCCCGAGTGGTACTTCCGCTTCTTGTTCCAGTTGCTCAAGTACTTCCCCGGCGCGTCCGGCATGTTTATCGCTTCGCAGCTGATTCCTGGTATCATCATGCTGGTGCTGCTATTGATGCCGTTTATCGGCAACTGGAAGCTGGGGCGGTGGTTCAACACGCTATTCGTGCTGTCGGTATTCGCGGGCATTGGAGTGCTGACCGCACTGTCGTTCAACGAAGACTACAACGGCAAAACCGAGAAGTCGAAGCACTACCTGGCCGACCTGCGTTTGGCCCACGCCGAAGCCGAACGCTCGATTGAGCTGGCCTCGATGGGCATTCCGGTCGATGGGGCGCGGGGACAAACCCGCCGCGACCCGCTGATCGCTGGCCGGCGATTGTTCAAGGCTCATTGCGCGAGTTGCCATAGCCATCACGATGTGAGCCTGGAGAATCCTCACGAAGAGGGCGATCCGCTGACCACCGTGGTTTGCGACGAGCCGACCGCAGCCAACTTGTACAAGTTCGGCAGTCGCGAGTGGATGGAAGGGATGCTCGATCACGAGAAGCTGGTTGGTCCCGAGTTCTTTGGTAACACGATTTTTGCCGAAGGCGACATGGTTTACTGGGTGCAGGGAACCATCACCGACGAGCTGGCCGATCTGCCGGACGACGAGAAGCAAGCGTTCAAAATGCAGGTGCGAGCCGCCGCTTGGGCGATTTCGGGCCTAGCGGAGCTGCCTTACCAGAAGGAAAAGGACGAAGAGCAGAGCGAGCAGCTGGAGCAGGGCATGGATATCGTGCTCAACGAGCTCTCGTGCATCGACTGCCATACGCTCGGCGACGAAGAAGCCGGCGCTGGCCCCGATCTCACCGACTACGCTTCGGAAGAATGGTTGACCGAATTCATTCGCAATCCGCGGACCGAGCGGTTCTACTATTCCGAAGACAATTACGACGAGGCCGACCGTCTGATGCCGGGCTACGCGACGCATGCCGACGACCCGGATCTGAATACGCTATCGGACGAGGAGATCTCGTTGATTGTCCGCTGGATTCGCCGCGACTGGCCGGTAGCCGAGAATGAAGCCGCCGAAGAGTCCGCGGAAGCTGACGAGCCCGCTGCCGAACCTGCGCCCGATGTTCCCGCTGAGGAGGAGTCTGAAGATACTGCCGAAACTTCCAACGAGGAATCTTGA
- a CDS encoding formylmethanofuran dehydrogenase subunit A yields MASLTKIAGGTLYDPANGIDGQVRDLWFADGKIVAPPTPGTKPTRTIDAEGLVVMPAGVDMHCHIAGPKVNVARKLRADDRSHPDQLLERTRLAAGGSTRSGSLGSVPSTFATAYKYAGLGYTTAFDAAVPPSGARQAHAELADTPSIDRGFYTLVGNNHYLMERIAAGDQAGTQAFLAWLLTATRSYAPKLVNPGGVETWKQQGAGHSTGLDDLVPTFNVTPRAIIQGIAQAANDLALPHPLHVHCNQLGMPGNWQTTLATMQSLGNLQGHLTHIQFHSYGGGQGEEQSLKSEVPLLAEYINSHDNLSVDVGQVLFGNTTSMTGDGPLGYYLRNIYGDRWYSADTEVEAGCGVMPIEYKNKNLVHALQWAIGLEWYLLVEDPWRVVMSTDHPNGGSFLAYPEIIRLLMDRTYRNDVLATCPAEVRERTSLGDLDREYTLGEIAIITRAGPARLLGLTQKGHLGVGADADITLYTPHDNWAEMFQLPRLVFKRGEVLVEQGEIRTANVGQTLHLTLDYDQDRLKALADWWRAHYSFELENFSISDQEFAQLG; encoded by the coding sequence ATGGCCTCGCTCACTAAAATCGCCGGCGGCACGTTGTACGATCCCGCGAACGGAATCGATGGCCAAGTGCGCGATCTCTGGTTTGCCGACGGCAAGATCGTAGCACCTCCCACGCCTGGCACGAAGCCCACCCGCACGATCGACGCGGAGGGTCTGGTGGTGATGCCGGCCGGGGTCGACATGCATTGCCACATCGCTGGGCCGAAAGTAAACGTCGCCCGCAAGCTCCGCGCCGACGATCGCAGCCATCCCGACCAATTGCTGGAGCGAACCCGCCTGGCCGCCGGTGGCAGCACTCGCAGCGGCTCGCTCGGTAGTGTGCCTTCGACGTTTGCCACTGCTTACAAGTACGCCGGGCTTGGCTACACCACCGCGTTCGACGCAGCAGTTCCACCGTCGGGAGCCCGCCAAGCCCACGCCGAACTGGCCGATACTCCCTCGATCGATCGCGGGTTTTACACACTGGTCGGCAATAACCATTACCTAATGGAACGCATCGCTGCGGGGGACCAGGCTGGCACCCAAGCGTTCCTCGCCTGGCTGCTGACCGCCACGCGAAGCTACGCGCCGAAGCTCGTGAATCCTGGTGGAGTCGAAACATGGAAACAACAGGGAGCTGGCCACTCGACCGGGCTCGACGACCTGGTGCCGACGTTCAACGTGACCCCGCGGGCGATCATTCAAGGCATCGCCCAGGCGGCCAACGACCTCGCCCTGCCCCACCCGCTGCACGTGCATTGCAATCAGCTCGGCATGCCTGGCAACTGGCAAACCACGCTGGCTACTATGCAATCGCTCGGCAACCTGCAGGGGCACCTCACCCACATTCAGTTCCACAGCTACGGCGGCGGCCAAGGCGAAGAGCAATCGCTCAAGAGCGAAGTGCCACTGCTGGCCGAGTACATCAACTCGCACGATAACCTGTCGGTCGATGTCGGTCAGGTGCTGTTCGGTAACACCACCAGCATGACTGGCGACGGACCGCTCGGCTACTACTTGCGAAACATCTATGGCGATCGCTGGTACTCGGCCGACACCGAAGTGGAAGCTGGCTGCGGGGTGATGCCGATCGAGTACAAGAACAAGAACTTGGTGCACGCCCTGCAGTGGGCGATCGGCCTCGAGTGGTATCTGCTGGTCGAAGATCCCTGGCGAGTGGTCATGAGCACCGACCACCCGAACGGCGGCTCGTTCCTGGCCTACCCCGAGATCATCCGCCTGCTGATGGATCGCACCTATCGCAACGACGTGCTGGCTACCTGCCCTGCCGAGGTTCGCGAGCGGACCAGCCTGGGAGATCTCGACCGTGAGTACACGCTAGGCGAGATTGCCATCATCACCCGCGCCGGCCCCGCCCGCCTGCTGGGGCTCACGCAGAAGGGGCATCTCGGCGTCGGAGCCGATGCCGACATCACGCTGTACACGCCACACGACAACTGGGCCGAGATGTTCCAGCTGCCAAGGCTGGTATTCAAACGAGGCGAGGTGCTCGTCGAGCAAGGCGAAATCCGCACGGCCAACGTCGGACAAACGCTGCACCTTACGCTCGACTACGATCAAGACCGCCTGAAGGCGCTCGCTGACTGGTGGCGGGCCCATTATTCGTTCGAGCTGGAAAACTTCTCGATCTCCGACCAGGAGTTCGCGCAGCTCGGTTGA
- a CDS encoding Dabb family protein, translating to MSTRYLTATLAAGCLLATIVLAQDQSDSTATSEPASSESAQADASEPTAEAKTPEKKESMVRHLVLLKFKANATDKQIATVEKAFAGLSTKIDLVEDLEWGTDNSPEGLAQGFTHCFMLTFKSAKDRDAYLPHPAHKEFVEVLKPHLDEALVIDYSPK from the coding sequence ATGAGTACTCGATATCTGACCGCCACTCTCGCTGCGGGGTGTCTGCTGGCGACCATCGTTTTGGCCCAAGACCAATCCGATTCGACCGCGACTTCCGAACCAGCATCGAGCGAATCTGCCCAGGCCGACGCTTCCGAGCCGACTGCTGAGGCCAAAACGCCCGAGAAGAAAGAGTCGATGGTCCGACATCTGGTACTCCTCAAATTCAAGGCAAATGCTACCGACAAACAGATTGCCACGGTCGAAAAGGCCTTTGCTGGGCTGTCGACCAAGATCGACCTGGTCGAGGACCTGGAGTGGGGTACCGATAACAGCCCCGAAGGCCTGGCCCAAGGCTTTACCCATTGCTTTATGCTGACCTTCAAGAGCGCGAAGGACCGCGATGCCTACCTTCCGCATCCGGCCCATAAGGAGTTTGTCGAGGTGCTGAAGCCCCATTTGGACGAAGCCCTGGTGATCGACTACTCGCCGAAGTAA
- a CDS encoding molybdopterin-binding domain-containing protein, whose protein sequence is MANTLTTCTACGSTCDDIQLQIDTQAHVMRTDNACELGQRWFATEGDTLPPATIRGQPATLEQAVHHAAQLLDEAKLPLVTGLKQATIEAIREATALADALGACIDWTTSAGDAAAMLALQTAGAVTATIGEVAQRADMVVVWQANLTATHPRYHERYLDKCTSPWIDTPEQRTLVWVGSELCEESEKASHAILIKPNSSFESLLVLRAIVSGVELDAEAVVEQTGVSLDVWQDLANQMKSARYGAVVHAGELGASRESVIEVARLVAELTATTRWVALPAGSAGNSSGAASVLAWQTGFPLAVNFAQRVPSFGPDEWTTRRMLARGEADTVLVVASDLPSQLDSSAAEALAALPMIALDWQPTATLKAAEVAIRVARPGVECAGTTQRSDGMMLPLRAAWDTDSPTCEAVLRAIATNLAARS, encoded by the coding sequence ATGGCTAACACACTTACAACTTGTACCGCGTGTGGTTCGACCTGCGACGATATTCAACTGCAGATCGACACGCAGGCGCACGTCATGCGTACGGATAACGCCTGCGAACTGGGCCAGCGATGGTTTGCCACGGAGGGCGACACTCTGCCGCCGGCGACGATTCGCGGACAGCCCGCAACGTTAGAGCAAGCCGTGCATCACGCGGCTCAACTGCTCGACGAAGCGAAGCTGCCGCTGGTTACTGGGCTCAAGCAGGCAACCATCGAGGCGATTCGCGAAGCCACGGCGCTAGCTGATGCATTGGGAGCTTGCATTGACTGGACCACATCGGCCGGCGATGCGGCCGCGATGCTCGCACTGCAAACCGCCGGAGCAGTGACCGCAACGATTGGCGAGGTCGCGCAGCGGGCCGACATGGTAGTCGTCTGGCAGGCGAATCTCACCGCAACCCACCCGCGGTATCACGAACGCTATCTCGACAAGTGCACGAGTCCCTGGATCGACACGCCCGAACAACGAACACTCGTGTGGGTGGGGAGCGAGTTGTGTGAAGAATCGGAGAAGGCCAGCCACGCCATTCTGATCAAGCCGAACTCCTCGTTCGAATCGCTGCTGGTGCTCCGCGCGATCGTAAGTGGGGTCGAACTCGACGCCGAGGCTGTCGTCGAGCAAACCGGGGTCTCGCTCGACGTTTGGCAAGACCTCGCGAACCAGATGAAGTCCGCCCGCTACGGCGCGGTGGTGCATGCGGGAGAACTGGGGGCTAGTCGCGAATCGGTGATCGAGGTCGCTCGGCTCGTCGCCGAACTCACCGCGACAACAAGGTGGGTCGCATTACCCGCTGGAAGCGCAGGCAACAGCAGCGGTGCCGCCAGCGTGCTGGCCTGGCAAACTGGATTTCCGCTCGCGGTGAACTTCGCCCAGCGGGTGCCGAGTTTCGGGCCGGACGAATGGACTACCCGACGAATGCTCGCCCGCGGTGAGGCCGACACGGTGCTCGTGGTGGCTAGCGACTTGCCATCGCAACTCGATAGTTCTGCGGCCGAAGCGCTTGCTGCGCTGCCAATGATAGCACTCGACTGGCAGCCGACGGCAACGCTCAAGGCAGCCGAGGTGGCGATACGCGTCGCCCGCCCGGGAGTCGAATGTGCAGGAACCACCCAGCGCAGCGATGGCATGATGCTACCGCTGCGAGCAGCGTGGGACACCGATTCGCCAACGTGCGAGGCGGTGCTGCGGGCGATTGCTACCAATCTGGCCGCGAGAAGCTAA
- a CDS encoding RNA recognition motif domain-containing protein, which produces MKIYVGNLSYSTTQATLEEHFGNYGQVEEVAIINDRETGRPRGFAFVTMANHDEGSQAIEAMNGAELDGRTLTVNEARPKPAGPRRGGGGGGGGRW; this is translated from the coding sequence ATGAAGATTTACGTCGGCAACCTTTCCTACAGCACGACGCAGGCCACGCTCGAAGAACACTTCGGCAATTATGGCCAAGTGGAAGAAGTGGCTATCATTAACGATCGCGAAACAGGCCGCCCGCGCGGCTTTGCCTTTGTAACCATGGCTAACCATGACGAAGGCTCACAAGCCATCGAGGCGATGAACGGCGCCGAGCTGGATGGACGCACGCTTACGGTCAACGAAGCACGCCCGAAACCAGCCGGACCTCGCCGGGGTGGTGGGGGAGGAGGCGGTGGTCGCTGGTAG